DNA from Desulfuromonas sp. AOP6:
ATCCCTGATCAGCTGGAACTCGTCCATCGACATGGCGATGCTGGGAGAAGAGAACAAAAATGACATAATTTTAGATGTTCCCCCTTGCAACATCTTCCAGCAAAACATCAAGCTGACGCCGGACGAGCTCGTCGCTTTCCTGCCTGTTCATTTCGCGCAGAACAGCAAGGGCCTGGTCCCCGGCATCTTCAACCAGAACCCGGGCGTAGGCAAGACGAACCTCCGACGCGGCATGCTGACAAAGGCATGGTTGTGCCGATTCGATCTCCCGTTGTCGACCAGCCGCAGCAAGAATCTTGAGACTGGCGGTAACGACTTCTGGATCCGGATGAGACAGCGCCTCCACAAGAAACAGTGTAGCCTGGTCAAGGTCTTGCTCGGCCAGGGTTTCCAGGGCGGCAATGACGACAAGGCCGACCGGATCGTTCAAAGAATGGGTCAGAAGACTCCACGCGGCGGGGCAATCTGTGGCTCCCAGCCCTCGGATGGCCGAAACCCGGACCCAGAGATCCTCGTCCTGCACGGCCAGGGAAAGAGGTTCGAAGGCATCAGGGCCGACAGAGCGGGCAAAAACGTCGACGGCCATACGGCGCACCTCGGGATCTTCATCGGTCAAAGCCAGCAGCAGGGCATCGTGATGGCGGCTGCTGCAACATTTCCCAAGCGCCTTCACGGCAGCCTGTCTCACTTGAGGAGTTTCATCCTTAAGGGCAAACACAAGCGCTGATTCAGCAGCGGGCACGTCAAGACGAGATATTATCGAAAGGGCACAGGTTCTTAAGTGAAAATCTTCGGCGCCAAGAAGTTTCTGCAGGGCACCATAAACCCTTTCGGGATATTTGCCTCCCAGGGTCGCAAGAGCCTCCAGGGCCGCGCTTCGTACCGTGTCACTCTTGTCGTCCAGTAGCGATACCAGCGGCGAGACCGCCTTTTCGACACCAAGTACCCCGAGAGCCTGGGCAGATACTGCGCGCAGATCGGCATCTTCGGACTGCAGCGCTGAGAGGAGATGATTCAGGCCTTCAACGCAACCAGTCATCCCAACGACATAGGCCAGGTAGGGCCTTTGATACGCTTCGACACTCTGCCAATGGTCCATCAAAGACGCCGCCGCTTTTCTTCCCATGGAAATAAGCGCCTTGGTCGCGGCCTCGCGCAGACTTTCCTCTGCCAGCAGGGGAAGAAGTTGAAAGGCGGCCTGTTCGTCTTTTAACACGCCAATAAGTAGTAAAGCGGCCCGCCTCACCCTATCGGGACCGTCTTCCAGGAGGAGACCAAGCGCTTCAGCCAGGTTTTTACGTATAGGCGCAGGAAGACGCGCAGTTAATTCACCAGGGTGGCGCCGTTCCACCTTTTCAAGGGCCAATAAGGCCGAATGCCGCACATTGATCTTGTCGTCAAATAAACCCTGGACCAGTTCTTCAGCGACCTCAATCCCACCCAGTTGGCCAAGACAGTCATAAAGCGCCTTGCGCAACAGAGGCTCACGACTCCACTTCAGTAAGGATTCGACGGGAACCTCGGCTCCAATCTGTCCCAAGGCCTGCAGGATGGTAAAGCGCAACAGGAGGTCGGCCTCCTCCATCAGATCCAGAAGCGGGCTAACAGCGGCCACAGAGCCTATCTTTCCGAGATTTTCTGCTGCCGCTGCCCTGATATTGCCATCATTGTCTGACAGGGCTTCGATCATCAGAGGGACTGCTGACGTGTCGCGTATTTCTCCCAAAATATCCAGGATAAATTTACGAACATCGCGATCCTCGCACTCCATCTCGGCGAAGAGGCAAGGCAACGATTGCCTGCCAAGCCGGGTAAGAATTTCAACGGCAGCGTTGCGCGCACCCGCATTGTCATCGGCATAAAGGAGAGAAACGACCCCGCTGATATGATCTATCGCCCCGGGCAACGCCAAAAAGATTTCGACGGCCTCTTTGCGTACACGCCAACTCGAATCCCCCATGGCCCTGTACAGCAAGGGGAGCCACTCTTCCCCACAGGATACGCGTAGAGCCCGCAGTCCGCCAAGACGCTCTTCTTCCAGGGAGGAATCGAGATTTCTTTGGATATCCTTGGGAGTCACTTCGGAATGCACTTATTTTTCTCTCCTCATGTCAGGGCAAAAGCTCTTTTTGGCGTCTTTCGACAAAAGCGCAAAAAGCCTGATGCAAAAAATCGGCGTACTGCCCGGCAGCAACGCTGAAGCGTTCCTCGAATAGTCTTTGTCCTTCGACGATTTCCGTGGCCATAGCCTCGAAGAAATTGCCGTTTACAATGCCCGCATCGACCTTCGGTTGGCTATAAAGGGCGATGTCCGCCACGATGATCCGAGCAAAACGCCGGGCTTTCTCTGCCTCGGTCTCCCCCCCCTCCTGCGCTTCAAGGTCATGAATTCGGTCTTTCATCCGTTCAACAAAAGAGGTCGGAGTGGACTGGTTTTTCACTTCTTTTCCTACAGCTCCGGCTGATTCGCAGGCGGAAGAAGGACTCGAATCATCCGTCAGTATCTGGGAGATCCTAAAAACAAGATCACCAGGGATATGGTGCTTTTCAATGTACCCATCGGCGCCATAGAGAGAAACTGGTGTTCGCTTGTAGGCGGTCTTATTGTAAACAGAAGAGACCAGTAGAATTTTGACTTTATCGAGCCCGGGCCGATGGCGGATTTTTTCGACGGCCTCAAAAGCGTAGAGACCGGGCAGGGCAACATCGAGCACAACAACATGGGGCGCTGATTGCTCCATGAGGGACAAAGCCAGGTCACCGTCAGAACAGACAAGGCACTCCATCTCCGAACGGTTCAACACCTCCTGGATAGTGGCGCAAAGCTGGGGATCTCCATGAGCCACCAGCACCCGGACAAAAGAGAGGTCAGAAATGTCGGAGTTCCGACGGGGCGACACATCAACCTGAAATATTTTCTGACAGCGGGCACAACGCAGAGTCAACCGCTTCTTGTCGATATACCGGTTCTCAGCCAAACGGAACCGGGCCGAGCACTCGGGACAGGCTATTATCATGAAAACCTCTTGCATCAATCGGGAACGTGCAGGAACAACCGGGTGGTCACTCCATCTCTTCCGACAGGTCACTGGGAAGCTGAGGGATTTTTTCCAGATCGATTTTTTCCCGGGAGGAAAGAATCTTTTCCAGATCGAGTATCATCAGCAGGTCGTCCTCATAACGGCAGACACCATGGAAAAACTCAGTGCCGGGCCCCTTGAGAAAATAGGGCGAAGGATAGACCTCTTTTCTCGTGTAGCGTCGGACTTCCGTAACCTCATCCACACGAAGTCCGAGTATTTTGCCAAAGAGTGCACACACAAGCACCCGCTCTTTCTTCAGACCGGCCTCGACTGCCAGATCGAAGCGCTTGCGCAAATCCAGCACGGGGATGACTACATTGCGCAGAGTAAATACGCCTTCGATAAAAGGTGGCGCTTTGGGAATGGGTGTAAGCCTGGGGGGGCGGATAATTTCCTTGATGCGCCTGATGTCCAGGGCGTACATCTGCTCACCTACCCTGAAGCAGGCCAGTTGAATTTCCTGGCGCTCCCTGTCCCCGTCAGCGGAATCAGCAGACTGATGCGAAACCCTCTGGCTCATTTGGCCAAAAAGCGCTGGATGGTTTCGATGACCATGGCAGACTTGAAGGGCTTGGTGATGTACCAGTCCGCCCCGACCTTTTCGCCCCGAGCCATATCCTCGCGGCTCTTCTTGGCCGTCAGCATAATAACGGGAATGTGGCGCGTCTGGGGGTTTTCCTTGATTCTTCGACAGACCTCAAAACCGTCTATCTGCGGCAGCATGATATCGAGAAGCACCAGATCGGAAGGATTCTCGGCCAGGGAATCCAGGGCAGCCTGCCCGTTGGTTACCCCGGTGACGTCGTACCCTTTCGACGTCAACAGAATACTTTCAAGTTTTAGAAGACTTTCTTCATCCTCAACAATCAGAATCCTTTTTTTGGACACAAAAGTGCTCCTTTCCCGTCAGCTACGTTCTGCATCGAGAACGTGGTCTAAATTCAACATGAAAATCATGCGATCCTGAAAGCGGCCCACCCCCTTGACCAGATCCCTGTCAAGGCCCGAAAGCAGCGCAGGGGGAGGTTCCGTTTTGCGGATAGGCATCTTAACGACCTGATTGATCCCATCGACCAACAGGCCGGCACTGCGCTCCCCCTTTAGACATATAATAATACGGGAAGCGGGAGAAACTTCAACCGAACCCAATTTCATACGCCTCGGCAGATCGAACACCGGGACTACCTGTCCACGTAGTGAAATGATCCCCAGCACAAAACCGGGGACCCGGGGGATCTCTTCCACGTTGCGCCATTTAATAATTTCACTGACGTGGTTGATGTCCAGGGCATACTCTTCATTCCCCACCGGAAAAGTAAGCCACTGTTCGACCTCTTCCCGCTCTTCCCTTGACAAGGCGGCCAGGCCTTCGGCATAGGCCTCCTCCGTGGCCAGATCGATTTCAGGGCAATAATTGAACAAGGCTTCCAGTGGATCCCCCTCCGGCTCCGCTGCTCCAGAGGAAATCATTCCCATCGGCGACAAGGGGGTGGCTGGAACACCTTGAATGGCCGGCAGTGTCCCCTTTATTCCATCCACTGCGGCAGGGGAAGCGGCGGATTTTGGAGCGGACTTTTCCTTTTCGGCCTTTTGAGCCTTGGCTTTTTTACGAATATCAGCAAGATCCATACGCACAGATTCCTGTTCTGCCTAGATGAGAAGATCAAGCTCGTTCATCACCGACTCCAAAACAGCAGAATCAATGGAGCGAGCTTCCCGGCCGAACCCTTCCAGCAAAGCCAGTGAGGCAATCTGGTTGATCTTTCGCGGCACCCCGCCGGAAGCCTGGTGAATCAACTGTACGGCGCTATCCGAAAAAAGCCCCGGCAAGCCTCCGGCCACGGCAAGCCGGTAATCGAGGTAAGCCCTGGTATCTTCCAGATCCAGAGACTGCAGATCAAACTGCATGCCGATGCGCTGACGCAGGGGCTCGAAGGACCGATGGGCCAGGCGCTTTTTCAATTCCGGCTGTCCCATCAGGACAATACTCATAAGATTCTGGTCATCCAGCTGAAAATTGGTCAACAGCCGAATTTCGTCGAAGGTTTCCTTATGAGGAACCAACTGAGCCTCGTCGATCACCAGGACCGGACAAACGCCCTCCTGATAAAACCGGTAGAGGGCGGCGCCAATCTCTTCAAGGAGATCGGTTTTAAAACGGGAGGGTTCGTTAATATCCAGGCGCAAAGCCAGGGAACGGAGAAACTCCATGGGAGTAAGGCGCGGATTGATGAAAAGCATAACCCGAAAGCCTTCTCCCAGTTCATCCATCAGGGCACGTGAAAGCGTCGTTTTGCCGCAGCCTATGCCCCCTGTAAGCAGCACGAGGTCTCTTTCTTCGACGGCGTAGGTCAGGCGCGCCAGAGCCTCGCGATGCATCCGACTCAGATAGAGAAAACGAGGATCGGGCGTCTTGCTGAAGGGTCGTTCGGAAAACCCGTAGAAGTCTTCATACATAGAAAGAAGAATCTCCTCGCAAGGACTCGCTCATAAGACCGCCGACGTCGAGCACCAGTACGGTCTTCTGATTACCGAGGTCGGCGGCACCCGCGATCCCCCGGACGAAAGACAGGGTGCTTCCCAGGGATTTGATGACCACATCCTGCTGACCAAGCAGATCGTCGACCACAATTCCCATCTTTTTATCGGCCAGGCCCACCACAACCACAAACAGCTTGCTGGGCGAACCTTCTGCGGTCGGCAGCCGAAACAGGCGACTGAGTCTCACCAAGGGCAGTGTATGCTCGCGCAGGTCAATGACTTCAAGGCGCTCGATGGTACGGATCGAAGCCGTCTCGACCAGAAGAGTCTCCATGACGGAATTGATGGGGATGGCATAGGCCTTGCCGCTGACTTTGATGACCAGGGCTTTGATGATCGCCAACGTGATCGGGAGGGTGATGGTGACCGCCGTACCCTGGCCGAAGGTGCTGTCGAGTTCGAGCATGCCGGAAAGGGCCGCAATGTTGTTGCGAACCACATCCATGCCGACGCCTCGGCCGGACAGGTCGGTAACTTCATCACGAGTAGAAAAACCGGGGGCCAAAATGAGGTTGAAAATGTCGTCCCGCGACAATTCGGCCTCGGCGCTGATCATTCCTTTTTCCAAAGCTTTTTTCCGAACCCGCTCGGGATCGATGCCGCGTCCGTCATCCCGAATTTCGAGGACGACGTGATTCCCTTTTTGGGAGGCCCACAGGTAAATGCGGGCCTTTTCTGGCTTACCCGCTGCTCGACGCTCCTCCGGCGACTCTATCCCGTGATCCACGGCATTGCGGATGATATGCATGAGTGGATCGGAGAGATCCTCCACGATGAGCTTGTCCAGTTCGGTATCGGCTCCCCGGATATCCACCTCGACTTTTTTCCCCTGCTCGTTGGCCACGCGCCGGATAATACGGATGACCTTTTCAAAAAGCTGCGACACAGGGACCATGCGCACATCCATGACCCCTTTCTGCAGATCATGAAGGCGGCGCTCCAGTACCCGGGTGACTTTCTGCAGATCGCCGGCCAGGGCATTGTTCTGGGCCTTGAGCTGATCGCACAACATGGCGACCGCCCCCTTGGACAGAACCAGTTCACCGACGATATTCATGAGATAATCGAGTTTATCGATATCGACCCGCACGGTTCGGCTGATCGAGCGCAAAGACGCCCCTCCCCCGTCTGATTCAGAAAGAGTTTCCTTGATGACATCCAGTTTTCCTGGGGGACTGGCGACCGGCGGTGAAGCGGGAGGAACCGTGATGGCCGTGGAAGGCCGGACCGCAGCCTCAGAAGAATCCTTGACTATTTCGACGACAGCATCGGGACGGTCGAGTTTTTCCTTGATTTCGGCGTGAGAGAGGGAGGTGGCAACCAGGATCTGAAAGGCGATCTTGTCAGCGAAATCTCCGGCGCAAGGCAGGGTGCTGACAATCTCACCGTTGCTTTTCAGCACGTCGGAAATTTCACCCAGTTCCTGATCAAAGCTGGCCAGCGCAAAGGCCACCTTGACCAGCAGAATATGGCGCCCCTTCTCCAGATTGTCGCGAAGGCGGTGCTCCTCGTATTCGGTGAGTACGTTCAGAACCGCAGGGTCCAGGGGGAGCGCCCTGATAGGATCGTCAGCTTGAGGAGGAGGCGCATTCAACAACGCAGCGATACGTGCCTGCATCGGAGCCCCGTCCAGAGTGAATGACTCAGACGTGCCTTTGCCGTTGACAAGGCGAAGCAGCAGGTCAAGTCCCTCGAAAAGCGTTTCGACAAGTAACGGAGAAAGGGAAACCTTGCCCAGCCGAAGGTGGTCAAGAAGGTTTTCCATGGCGTGGGAAAGCGAGCTGATGTCATCAAAACCGAACATGCCCGCCAGCCCCTTAATGGAATGGGCACTGCGAAAGATGCTGTTGAGAAGATCGGGATCCGTATCGCGGCCGTCATTGCCCTCACCGAGAGCCATGAGATCGATGCTCAGCTTCTCAATGATCTCTTCGGCTTCCGCGAGAAAGTCTTTAATGGCGCGAGATGACGAATTGCCGGACAAAAGCCCCTCCTAACCCAGGTATTTTCGGACCAGTTCCTGCAGCTGTTCAGGCGAAAAAGGTTTAACCAGATAGGCGTCCGCCCCCAGTACCATGCCTTTTTCCCTGTCCCTTTCACTCCCCTCTGTGCTGATAATGATGAGTGGCGTGGATTGATAGTTGGGGTTGGTTTTGATAAAACTGACCAGCTCAAGACCATTGATATCCGGCATATTGATGTCAGTAATAACCATATCCACTTTTTCACGGGGAAGGATTCTCAGCGCTTCAA
Protein-coding regions in this window:
- a CDS encoding HEAT repeat domain-containing protein; the protein is MHSEVTPKDIQRNLDSSLEEERLGGLRALRVSCGEEWLPLLYRAMGDSSWRVRKEAVEIFLALPGAIDHISGVVSLLYADDNAGARNAAVEILTRLGRQSLPCLFAEMECEDRDVRKFILDILGEIRDTSAVPLMIEALSDNDGNIRAAAAENLGKIGSVAAVSPLLDLMEEADLLLRFTILQALGQIGAEVPVESLLKWSREPLLRKALYDCLGQLGGIEVAEELVQGLFDDKINVRHSALLALEKVERRHPGELTARLPAPIRKNLAEALGLLLEDGPDRVRRAALLLIGVLKDEQAAFQLLPLLAEESLREAATKALISMGRKAAASLMDHWQSVEAYQRPYLAYVVGMTGCVEGLNHLLSALQSEDADLRAVSAQALGVLGVEKAVSPLVSLLDDKSDTVRSAALEALATLGGKYPERVYGALQKLLGAEDFHLRTCALSIISRLDVPAAESALVFALKDETPQVRQAAVKALGKCCSSRHHDALLLALTDEDPEVRRMAVDVFARSVGPDAFEPLSLAVQDEDLWVRVSAIRGLGATDCPAAWSLLTHSLNDPVGLVVIAALETLAEQDLDQATLFLVEALSHPDPEVVTASLKILAAAGRQREIESAQPCLCQHAASEVRLAYARVLVEDAGDQALAVLREMNRQESDELVRRQLDVLLEDVARGNI
- a CDS encoding chemotaxis protein CheW, translating into MDLADIRKKAKAQKAEKEKSAPKSAASPAAVDGIKGTLPAIQGVPATPLSPMGMISSGAAEPEGDPLEALFNYCPEIDLATEEAYAEGLAALSREEREEVEQWLTFPVGNEEYALDINHVSEIIKWRNVEEIPRVPGFVLGIISLRGQVVPVFDLPRRMKLGSVEVSPASRIIICLKGERSAGLLVDGINQVVKMPIRKTEPPPALLSGLDRDLVKGVGRFQDRMIFMLNLDHVLDAERS
- a CDS encoding chemotaxis protein CheA — translated: MSGNSSSRAIKDFLAEAEEIIEKLSIDLMALGEGNDGRDTDPDLLNSIFRSAHSIKGLAGMFGFDDISSLSHAMENLLDHLRLGKVSLSPLLVETLFEGLDLLLRLVNGKGTSESFTLDGAPMQARIAALLNAPPPQADDPIRALPLDPAVLNVLTEYEEHRLRDNLEKGRHILLVKVAFALASFDQELGEISDVLKSNGEIVSTLPCAGDFADKIAFQILVATSLSHAEIKEKLDRPDAVVEIVKDSSEAAVRPSTAITVPPASPPVASPPGKLDVIKETLSESDGGGASLRSISRTVRVDIDKLDYLMNIVGELVLSKGAVAMLCDQLKAQNNALAGDLQKVTRVLERRLHDLQKGVMDVRMVPVSQLFEKVIRIIRRVANEQGKKVEVDIRGADTELDKLIVEDLSDPLMHIIRNAVDHGIESPEERRAAGKPEKARIYLWASQKGNHVVLEIRDDGRGIDPERVRKKALEKGMISAEAELSRDDIFNLILAPGFSTRDEVTDLSGRGVGMDVVRNNIAALSGMLELDSTFGQGTAVTITLPITLAIIKALVIKVSGKAYAIPINSVMETLLVETASIRTIERLEVIDLREHTLPLVRLSRLFRLPTAEGSPSKLFVVVVGLADKKMGIVVDDLLGQQDVVIKSLGSTLSFVRGIAGAADLGNQKTVLVLDVGGLMSESLRGDSSFYV
- a CDS encoding AAA family ATPase → MYEDFYGFSERPFSKTPDPRFLYLSRMHREALARLTYAVEERDLVLLTGGIGCGKTTLSRALMDELGEGFRVMLFINPRLTPMEFLRSLALRLDINEPSRFKTDLLEEIGAALYRFYQEGVCPVLVIDEAQLVPHKETFDEIRLLTNFQLDDQNLMSIVLMGQPELKKRLAHRSFEPLRQRIGMQFDLQSLDLEDTRAYLDYRLAVAGGLPGLFSDSAVQLIHQASGGVPRKINQIASLALLEGFGREARSIDSAVLESVMNELDLLI
- a CDS encoding chemotaxis protein CheW, with the protein product MSQRVSHQSADSADGDRERQEIQLACFRVGEQMYALDIRRIKEIIRPPRLTPIPKAPPFIEGVFTLRNVVIPVLDLRKRFDLAVEAGLKKERVLVCALFGKILGLRVDEVTEVRRYTRKEVYPSPYFLKGPGTEFFHGVCRYEDDLLMILDLEKILSSREKIDLEKIPQLPSDLSEEME
- a CDS encoding response regulator codes for the protein MSKKRILIVEDEESLLKLESILLTSKGYDVTGVTNGQAALDSLAENPSDLVLLDIMLPQIDGFEVCRRIKENPQTRHIPVIMLTAKKSREDMARGEKVGADWYITKPFKSAMVIETIQRFLAK
- a CDS encoding response regulator; translation: MIIACPECSARFRLAENRYIDKKRLTLRCARCQKIFQVDVSPRRNSDISDLSFVRVLVAHGDPQLCATIQEVLNRSEMECLVCSDGDLALSLMEQSAPHVVVLDVALPGLYAFEAVEKIRHRPGLDKVKILLVSSVYNKTAYKRTPVSLYGADGYIEKHHIPGDLVFRISQILTDDSSPSSACESAGAVGKEVKNQSTPTSFVERMKDRIHDLEAQEGGETEAEKARRFARIIVADIALYSQPKVDAGIVNGNFFEAMATEIVEGQRLFEERFSVAAGQYADFLHQAFCAFVERRQKELLP
- a CDS encoding response regulator, translating into MRKKILITEDSPTMRALIASTIEAIGNFEVIEASNGFEALRILPREKVDMVITDINMPDINGLELVSFIKTNPNYQSTPLIIISTEGSERDREKGMVLGADAYLVKPFSPEQLQELVRKYLG